The following proteins are co-located in the Myxocyprinus asiaticus isolate MX2 ecotype Aquarium Trade chromosome 18, UBuf_Myxa_2, whole genome shotgun sequence genome:
- the LOC127455772 gene encoding TM2 domain-containing protein 3-like has translation MAASGNGLKWVFERGRNIMNSCLFTVLLLLDIYSKCVIGYMSSSHVGEEPAYTAQQNPVMSSPVALTATSATPVVTDNYTSKCPSGGLCTKLPAECISCTYHHNCSYGQPANFTCRTRAGVHCVNALNQPRQNFTLTVDCQFCWQLDPSQYRCSNSTSCMTVSCPRRRYNATCEVLEHVHCLGKRVFQKRLFCNWTGGYKWSTALALSITLGGFGADRFYLGQWREGLGKLFSFGGLGIWTLIDVLLIGVGYVGPADGSLYI, from the exons ATGGCAGCGAGCGGAAATGGATTGAAATGGGTTTTTGAACGCGGTCGGAACATCATGAACTCGTGTCTTTTCACAGTTCTGTTGCTGTTGGATATATACTCGAAATGTGTGATCG GGTATATGAGTTCTTCTCATGTGGGTGAGGAACCGGCATACACAGCCCAGCAGAACCCTGTGATGAGCAGTCCAGTGGCCCTGACAGCAACATCAG CTACACCAGTGGTCACTGATAACTACACATCAAAGTGTCCGAGCGGCGGGCTCTGTACCAAACTACCTGCAGAATGTATCAGCTGCACGTATCACCACAACTGCAGCTACGGCCAACCAGCAAACTTCACCTGCAGAACCAGAGCAGGCGTTCACTGTGTG AATGCGTTGAATCAGCCACGGCAGAATTTCACCCTGACGGTGGACTGTCAGTTCTGTTGGCAGTTGGATCCATCTCAGTATCGCTGCTCAAACTCTACCAGCTGTATGACAGTATCGTGTCCTCGCAGACGCTATAACGCCACCTGTGAAGTACTGGAGCATGTGCACTGTCTGG GTAAAAGAGTGTTTCAGAAGCGTCTGTTTTGTAACTGGACAGGAGGATATAAATGGTCCACAGCTCTTGCTCTCAG CATCACTCTGGGTGGGTTTGGAGCAGATCGGTTCTATTTGGGTCAGTGGAGAGAAGGTTTGGGGAAGCTCTTCAGCTTTGGTGGTCTGGGCATCTGGACCCTAATCGATGTTCTTCTCATCGGGGTGGGCTACGTGGGGCCCGCCGATGGATCTCTGTATAtctga